tatttttctGCTCTGAAATTCAGAAAGTCAATGAAAACCTAATGATGAGAAGCTTTGAGGAGCTGTAAGAATTTACAAGCTTTACCAATAGAACGATAacgaagcaaaaaaatgtcttttagcgagaaataaagcatttacgagaaaaatatttcttaaaaagatGCGTACTTTATCAGAGAATCTGAAtatgatttaaaatatgtacaattttcattaaaaaaactaagCTTGATTTTGATTCTCAGTTGAAAACATGCCCCTTACTGCTCAAACTTGCCCCAGATGATGTCAAACTTGTCCCAGTTGTGACCGTAAACTTGCCCCAGATGATGTCAAATTTTCCGCAGATGACGTAAAACTTGCCCCAGAGAATGTCAAACATACCCCGAAGATTGCAAACTTGCCCCAGAGAATGTCAAACACACCCCGAAGATTGCAAACTTCCCCCAtgtgataaaaaatgaatcagattAGCGTTCTAATGAACTTTGGttctgttaataaattttttggtaatttcatttctttgaaaaagagAGTATTTTCCATTAAAGTGATGGTTCTTTcttaaaatgaatttaagGTTCGAGGTCAAGGTCATAGCCAAGCTTCAATTGCCGGAATAAAAATCGAGGATTACcgttaaataaattgactGACCTTCGAATGACCTTGTTGGTTAAGGACAAGTTCATGGCTAAGGTCATACTTGGacttaaatttgtaaaattgtgTACGTTTCTAATTCCTcggataaaatgtaaaatttttaacttcttttaaagggtggggcaataagagatatctagtgattttttcaacttttttaaagccgtttacaacaaaaatttgggattttttcaaaaaatgattcggacaaaaagtgtttctcttttttagtagaatccgaatccgccataaaaatatgcacatttcatatgaaaatttggtcttgactttcaaatgaccttgaaggtcatgttcaAGGTCACAGCTAAAATAGCcgaaagatgtcccccttcgaacccaacaaattttatttgaaacattttctTCTCAGAGCAAATTATTAACCAGTTCTAGGGGgtggtaaattaaaatgggacaccctgtatatatatccAAATAATCATAACTGATATATTACATATTTCAGTAATAATTCTCAGCATCCATTTCAATTCCAATACAATTAAGGGGACAAAACACCTTCAAATcctgaaaaaatgaattatgagtaaaaatgacaaaattaaagtgaattatttgaaattttttgtgtgatgtttagtataaatacctttaattttaccgtgctaaaaccttaattatctctgctggcccattgtggcactggatgcaatgttttgtgaatttttttcactGTTTGTAGGATTTCAAGTGAACGAATAGTTCTTTGAAATCGTTTTCTTAAGTTTATTAGATCTACGCCTGCCACATCCTCTTACTCCTCCTCTTCCAACACCCAAACCAAGCTTTGATTTTAACTTCATGGTATTTGCTATAGCGAAAGCTGCCGCTTTTTCTTTCAAACCAGCATCTCTAGATTTCACTCTCTGCCACGCCTTTTCTGCTAAAATCTGATCAGCTGCGTTTCTCTCTTGAATGTTATCAGGATTTTTTGAGTAGGCAATATCGTGTTCCTTACAAGCAGCGTCTAGAGGATTTATTCCTGAATCACCACGAGCTAAACGTTTAGCAAGTTTAGTACCTGGACCACAGTACTGATAACCAGGCACATGAAGTTCAATGGgtaatttgttaatcaatgtatTCACTAAACCTGTACCTTTTTTCTGATGCATGATGCTAGCTCTTAACAAGCTCATGCGAGACTGGCTGAGGATACTATAAATGctcatatttataatatatcgaGTCAGTCGTGATATGAAATTTTAAGTAGCATGATTGATCTTAAGAAGCAGGCAGAAAAGTTGCCAATGGTTAATTTCGATCTTTTgacccagcagcagcaaaaaaaaacaacacaaTCGTCATGGAAAATTGCTACCTAACAGTGTAAGAGCAGTATTTTGTGGTCCGTCTAATTGTGGTAAAACGAACGCACTCTTATCTCTAATCATTTATCCTAATGGTTTgagatttgaaatatttacgtATACTCGAAATCTTTGAATCAgcctaaatataaatttttggaACAACTTGTTGATCCTCTAGAAGGTATTAAATACTTATCGTTCGGTGAACACGATCTCGTCGTATCACCTGATGAAGCTCAACCCAActcaatttttatctttgatgATATTGCCtgtgagaagcaggataatGTTAAAGCTTTTTACTGCATGGGCAGGCATAAAAGCGTGAATTGCTTTTACTTGTGTCAGTCGTATGCGTAAGTACCGAAACATTTAGTGCGTGACAACGTCAACTTGTTGGTAATTTTTCGACAAGATGATATGAACTTAAAACATGTTTATAACGATCATGTTAATACAGATATGACATATCAACgcttcaaagatatttgttcaATGTGTTGGAATAATAGCAATCATAGTTTTCTCGTTATAGACAAAGACCGTGATATCAATGATGGTCGCTACAGAAAAGACTTTGATcagtttgtaataaatatacagaatagtgaataaattttgcatttgaTTGTGAGACTCTAAACTATCAAGATGTCTGATTTTGATCAACAAACTGTAGTTCTACGTGAAGTTGAGAAAGCTCGTCGAGCTTTGAAACGAAAGTACGATTTAGTAAAGTCACATAAATTGGaggtggaaaaaaatttggaggACTCgttcaaaccgcttgtgaaacCACTGGAAAAGCTAATCGATGTAAGTGAGCAtattaaacaagaaaaaagtttatcgCCAGTGGtagttaaaaaagaaaaacgaaagaagagaaaattaaaattagagcgtattgaaaataataaaaagactatgatgatgatgatgctgatgatgatgctgatgctgctgctgctgctgctgctgctgatgatgatgatgatgatgatgacgacgatGATTCTGGAGAATCAGCTTTTGAGTCAGCTTTGGGCGATTCAGATATTTCAGATCACGAAGAAACTGTTATTCAAAATAACGCTGCAAGTGTTTCAGATGTTTCAGATGTTTCGGATGATGAAAAAACGTTATGAGCGCTAATGTCGATGAAAACATTCGATTGTTGCTTAAGGGACAAACACGAGTCTTAGATACAGTATATGGAGTGCGAAAAATGCATGATAATAAACTAAAGTGTATGAAAAAGATCTCGGTCTTGTGGAATTGTTGTTTAATAAATATCCTGATGACACTTTAATCACTGACAATGATAAGAAGAATTATGCTAAGATTTTAAAAGACACAAATGCACACTAAAAATACTATAAATCGAAGGAAGATATTCGTGAAAATGCAAGTAAGAAATATACTGACTTTGTGAGTAAAATTCTCAAGGTTGGTAAAAGTGGTAAGGGGCTTATGTCATATAAGATCGctaataaaaatatccatACTGAATACCGTTATTGGGATGATCCAAATGAACTTGTAGATCGTTTAAGATTACTTATAGCTGATACATGTGCTGGCAATAATAACCATGTCAATGAAATACAATCAATCATTGAGGAGCTTCGTGAAgctgaaattattttgtaacaaCTCAGTATTGAAATGAGTATTGATGTGTTTGGACGTCAACTAGTCCTTGCAGGCACATCTCGAGGACCGCCTGGACTAGGATTCAAGCTGACTAGTAATGGAAATTTTGATTGGTGATGCTGTGGATCAAGATGATGCTGTAAATTTAAAGTCTGTAAAAAAGTTGATTGAACAAAGAGctgataaatttgaaaaagatttacAGGAAGTGGAGAGTCTAGTAAATGATAAACTTATAAATACTGAGACAGAATTTTctagaataaataaaacgcTTAGAGATTTGCAAGAGAAATTACAAATCTTGGATTCTGAAATAAATAAACCTGTAAATCATAATGAAAGCAGGACTAGTGGAGGAACTTCATAAACCTGCTCGACGTAATTATCCACGTCGTTCAGCAAAAATATCTATGAAACTTGGCAAGTAGATCTTGTTGAAATGATTCCATATGCCAAGCAAAATAAAGGGTTTAAGTACCTGCACATAGTTATTGATGTATTCTCAAAGTATGCTTGGACTGTGCCAGTGAAACAAAAAACTGGAAAATGTGTAACACAAGCTATGAAATCAATACTATTGCAAAAAAGAGTACCCAAGAATTTGCAAACAGATCttggaaaagaattttacaataaagatTTTGACAAACTAatgaaaagttataaaattcATCTATACTCTGCCTACAGTAATCTTAAGGCATCAATTTGTGAACGTTTTAATCGCACTCTAAAAAGCATGATGTGGAAGTTATTTAGTCTGCGTGGTAGCTACAAATGGTTGGATATCTTACAAGGTTTAATATTGCAGTATAATAATAGTCGACATCGGACAATAGGAATGAAGCCTACAGAAGTAGACAAAAGCAAAGTTAATCGTATTCTTAATCGAATTAATAGGAAAAAGTCAAACAGcctaaatttgtttaaacgagctaaatttaaaattggagATAAAGTACGTGTAAGCCGAATCAAGGAGTTTTTCGATAAGGGCTATACACCCAATTGGTCAACTGAAGTCTTTACAATAACGCGAGTTTCACCTACGAAGCCCTATACTTATCATCTAAAAGATTATTAAGACAAACCAATAGCTGGAGGATTCTACGAGGAAGAACTTCTCAAGACTAAATATCCAGATGTCTATTTGATTGAgaaagttttaagaaaaagtgGTGATAGAGTTTATGTAAGATGGTTAGGTTTTGACGATACTCACAACAgttggattaataaaaatgatatgtaaaaaaagaaaacattaatacattataattgacgtaaaatttatttttcatttatttacatttccttcaatttttttacaagtactggcaatataatttcatttatttgtaaaattcttcTCCTAAAACGTTCTCGATCACGTGCAACCTACTCCCACTTGCCACATCGAGCTTCATGATGCGCAAATTTCCATTTATACATCAAGTGTATGGTTGGTTCTTACTTGAATCGTACACGCTTCTCTTTGCTGGAATCAGACGTTtctaaattgaattttacgtGAAATATGTGCGTATGTGTATAATTCGAACTTACccattttgtaatattttatagtGCCCCCAGGCAAGCGTATCAGTAGTATTATCTTGAAGAAATCTTTTATCATCGTAAGGACTGAGAGCAATCTTCCTCTGTCTAATGGTCTCCACCTTGTGAAGTTTGGATCTTATAGCGTACTGCTCTCGACTCTGAATGCGTGAATTTCGTAGACAGTCCAAATAGTCATTAAATTCAATGGTTTTCTTTGATACccttgatttttttcatactatcttgattattaattatctttcaTAAGTCCTACGACATTTTTATTAACACATGGCATATTAAATACATTGTCTGCCGGATAATCTGATGTATCgaatttatgaatattcttcttaatatcttcataaaaatcATCACATTTAACAGCATATATAAAACTATCAGTATctgtgtataataatttacaattatcTTTGTACATTTGccgtatataattataatgaaaatcataCATCAGTGTCTTGGAGAGATCTAAAACTACAAGCCCAACATAGATTGGCTTATTCATAAGTATATCAGTCTTATTTAACTGTATTGCAACTAGATTCTCATTAAATATGGAACTACTGTGAAAGTTTGGCTTCGAAATTTGAGCTTCGACACCATATCTTCCATCGTATTTACTCATTAGTTTGACTGTAACTcgttttctaatattttccaTGGTCTTGCCAAATACAGCATTATTAATTAGTTTGAAAAAgtgttttttcaaattcattttttgctACTGCCCTCATACTAGTGTTCAAATCAATATATGATTTGAGCCAGGGAGACTGCttaaattttagaattttatgtattttaacgAGTCGAAGACCGTTTGAAAGAGCTTGTTGCAGAGCAATATAATGAATAACGTAATTTCTTTTAGGTTGAAGTGTAGCTAAAAGTTTTTCCTGCTTAGATCCCGGAGGTTTTGCATGTTCTGGACAGAATGGTAAATCATTATGATCATCGTGTATTTCAGGAGGATAATCTACTTCTAAGATATAACCATGAGAAGCGTCTGATGAGATGGAAAACAATTCAAAACTTTCACAATTTTCAAGCCACTGAAATTCATCATACGGAAGACACTGTGAAAGTCCAAATCcgtataaattatttgcatcTAAATAAATCAAGTATTCATTTGCTTTATCTTTATCATACTTTTCAAGCATGTACTTATGATTAGCTGCTGCATACCGATTAGAGCACTGACTCAAACCACCTCGAATTCCTCGTTCTATAAAAAGTACCATGACAATGTCTGTTACAAGTTTTAATTGTACACCTGTATGTTTGAGCATAGCGTCCCCGGAAAGCCTGGAGTAGTGTAATAATGAGCAGGATCTAGATTATAAACATTCATGCTCTGAtctcgaaaattttcgaaaacgtCTGCTAACAGCAAAACATCAGTCTTCATATAAAGATCTGAGTACTCGCCAagtgtttgtatattaaattTACTCCATACATTTTGTGCATGCTCATAATCTCGATCAGATACCGATGAGTCATTGAGAATGCTGAAAAAGTCCTCTTTTTCAGGCAACTTACACTCTTCTAGTTTTTCCCATGAGCTTATATACTCATAGGGTAAAACACCTTTTCTTGTTAGCAAGTTTATTTGTGTCGTACTCAGATCACTAAATTCTTTATTAACAATTGAATAGTCTTGAAGATATGATGCTAATTTTTCAAGTGATGTAGGCATAAATCTAAATGAATCTAAAAATCTTAATTTTACTGTTTTCTACGTGCTtcgtaaatgaaatatatttttcttttgtcagaCGTAGTAAATTAATCTGTCATGGAAAATGGTTTGATACATCAGTAATAATAAAGTGTGCATTATAACCACTTAAATTATGAAACACAACTGCAACTATTTTTGAATCTTGATAGTTTAGATTGCAGGTAGCATGTGCAGGTCCTCGATATTTTCCAGTGAGATGACAGTGATCACGCACCTTTGCATCATCattcatcaattttttacaaatatgacACGTTTTTGAATCATAATAACCTATTAATTCAGTCTGAGATAGAACTGGCATAGGTAAAGGGTTCGCATATAAATcacttatttgtttttctatgTTTCTTAACTGTTCAGCAAACCATTTTGACGCTTCAGGTCCTCTATAAAAGGCATATTTTGATAGTGAATCGTTGTAACTACATTACTATCTGAATAGAAACAAACACGCAACCAATCTTTGTATTGGTTACTACCTATACTATAAATTTCATGACTGTATTGGTTGcgtgtttgttttttcatctTGACTTATTGGTTTTAACAAACATTCACAGTCTGCATAGATTATGAGAGGTAACTTTTCATTGTAGCGAcgatttttaaacattatcaAACTATTTTCTTTATTAGGCAGTCTAATTctacatttatttaatattttgcaATGCTCTTCATACTTTATTAAGTCAtcttctttataaaaaaatttaaacatctATCGCAAACATagagtttcttttttctatttgtcAAATTATTACTGATTAAACGTGACAGACTTTTAATGTATACATAATGTGATTGAGATAAAAACTCATCACTTTCATCAACATCACCACCATCTAAATTATCATTTGTgagtaaaataatattgatatGATTACTCTTTTTACATGATGTTAAATAGAGAGGTGTAATATCTTTGTTATCTAGACCAAACACATTTATTGATATTGCATTATTTTGCTTTTCAAATCTTGAGATACTTTTCAATGATACTGGCAACTCAATACCtttcatatttaaaatgttttcataCTGAATATAACTATTCAATCTATTAGAATGATTCCCATGTTTTACTGGTTATAATGCAGATACAATTGCCCATATAAAGCATTTgttatcataatttttaacatttatgcATGCTTTCCTTTTCTCTATGAATGCTGGTAATGGCATTTCTTTCAATGTGATAATAAATTAATCCCTGTAGAAagacaactaaaataaatttcatcagCGCTAtgacttaaataatataatagatgCAAGGGTGgggataatttttcatttgcgtttcattatttttatgtgTGAAAAATGAGGGCTATCGATGAGAGTCAGTGCATCGAAAAATCATCTCTAGTCGCCCTGGGGACTATAGGAAACGTATTTAAAAGTACGGAGGAGGGGGGTAACGAagaaagcgagaaagagagtagaaAATGGAGGCGCTTCGAACGAAAATTTGTCTGAGTGGGGACTATGGGAAACGTATTTAAAAGTACGATAGAGCGAGGAGCTGACCTCGTCCGAAAAAAACACAGCGAAGATGCAAGCTGCAGAGTATCTGTGTAGGGTCAAGCTGTATCGGttgcagctctcgctcgctgtaGAGAGTCAGTGTAGAGAAAACACAAGCCTGCAGGTGTCTGCGTGGGGACTATGGGAAACGTATTTAAAAGTACGGGGGAGAGGGTAGTGGAAAAATACCAGGATCTAGCTGTATCTGCTGTACCGCGCGCGATATACAAAATCGGTGCGCTTTGAACGAAAATACTGCGGGTAGCTGATGTCGTTCAAAGAAACATGAAAAGAGACGTTGCATGTCGCAAGCGTGAATGAATCGAGCTTGAGAAGCTTTTTTAGTGGAAGGGGTACAAATTTCTAGTATATTTAAGTAGTCCTCTGCTCTGTGTTTGTATACATTTCCGAGTGTACTCAAGCAGTATACTGTTTTCTACAATAGTTGAGAAAGCTGTAGAATTtgtaagtatattttaaatattttattattttatttataaatttattcttaatgAGTAATATTTTCATAGATAACATGGATTTGATTGTTGATACCCAGGGCTTCAAGGGGCAAAACGGCGAATTCATAGTCAAGTTGGCCTACATTGATCCCAACGAgccagcagcagtagctcaACTAGCTACATTTCAACCACCTCACTCTTGGTACGACTTGTCGAGCGATGTCCAGTGTGCCAATCTGTGGCTCAAATATTCTTTTCACGGATTAAAGTGGAGCGACGGTGAACTGTCATACGACAAGCTAGCCGAAGTTTGCTCCAGCCTCCTCGATTTATCGCCGACAAGGAACGCTATTATTTGGGTGAAAGGTGCACAGAAAAAGGACTGGCTGCAGCTATATTTCCCGGACGTCCGTAATATAGAAGATCTCGGCTGTCCATCCTTAAAGACACCAGGATTTCGAACTCCGCTGGTGTGTTCACATCACCTGCCTGACTGGAAGGAGAATTGTGCAGTTCAAAACGTTTACGCAATAAACAAGTGGCTCCGTACAGTACGGCAAGATTTTATCTTCCCACTGCATGTCTTTGAGGATTATTATTGCTCATCTGATTCGGATACAACAACGACAACATTGgaagaataatttatcatgtgagtataatatattcttataatacataaacaaatataataagcttatacatattgtttcattatttttacagaatgGAGTCGCTGAACGCTGTGGCAAAAGCTCCACCATTCCTGCctacgaaaaaaataaaggattTGGAGATCAACAAGAAGTACAAAATATCCAAACATAAGAAAGTTCAGACAAAATTTGGCGCGAAGATGGTGTTGGAGTTGGATGGAAGTTTCGACGTTTTCCTACCCACCAAAGTAAATGCCTTCCTCATCGAGAACAACACCGACGAGGAGAAGTTGAAGAATGAAATTGATACTAGAGATGTTTATCTAGTACATTATGGACACTACATTATTGAATTgatgtaataatttatctCCACTGCGTATAGTATtaaggattttttttcaataattattgagtgtttatttatgttaaattCTTTTTTGAAGGGGATTATCGCGACGCTTAGtaagttttttcttcttctaatATTAAGGATTCTTATATAACATCTTACATAGAAAGTATTATCCAATTTATAAATCACAATTTAATTACTATTAGAT
This genomic interval from Nasonia vitripennis strain AsymCx chromosome 2 unlocalized genomic scaffold, Nvit_psr_1.1 chr2_random0002, whole genome shotgun sequence contains the following:
- the LOC116416249 gene encoding uncharacterized protein LOC116416249 isoform X2, whose translation is MESLNAVAKAPPFLPTKKIKDLEINKKYKISKHKKVQTKFGAKMVLELDGSFDVFLPTKVNAFLIENNTDEEKLKNEIDTRDVYLVHYGHYIIELM
- the LOC116416249 gene encoding uncharacterized protein LOC116416249 isoform X1, with product MSNIFIDNMDLIVDTQGFKGQNGEFIVKLAYIDPNEPAAVAQLATFQPPHSWYDLSSDVQCANLWLKYSFHGLKWSDGELSYDKLAEVCSSLLDLSPTRNAIIWVKGAQKKDWLQLYFPDVRNIEDLGCPSLKTPGFRTPLVCSHHLPDWKENCAVQNVYAINKWLRTVRQDFIFPLHVFEDYYCSSDSDTTTTTLEE